From a region of the Phragmites australis chromosome 21, lpPhrAust1.1, whole genome shotgun sequence genome:
- the LOC133903570 gene encoding LOW QUALITY PROTEIN: probable carbohydrate esterase At4g34215 (The sequence of the model RefSeq protein was modified relative to this genomic sequence to represent the inferred CDS: inserted 1 base in 1 codon), translated as MRIFVLSGQSNMAGRGGVHHRRWDGVVPPECAPDPRILRLSAKLXWEEAREPLHADIDAAKTCGVGPGMAFARGVLPRLDPPGPGAEVGLGLVPCAVGGTAIREWARGEHLYEQMVRRARAAAECGEIEAVLWYQGESDAESDADAAAYRGNVQRLIANVREDLGMPQLPFIQVALASGNKRNIEKVRSAQLSVNLPNVVTVDAIGLALNEDNLHLTTEAQVKLGEMLAEAYIKTFVTAAC; from the exons ATGCGCATTTTCGTGCTCTCCGGGCAGAGCAACATGGCCGGCCGCGGTGGCGTGCACCACCGCCGTTGGGACGGCGTGGTGCCGCCGGAGTGCGCGCCGGACCCCCGCATCCTCCGCCTCTCCGCCAAGC AGTGGGAGGAGGCCCGCGAGCCGCTCCACGCCGACATCGACGCGGCCAAGACCTGCGGCGTCGGGCCCGGGATGGCCTTCGCGCGCGGCGTGCTCCCGCGGCTGGACCCCCCCGGCCCCGGCGCCGAGGTCGGGCTCGGGCTCGTGCCGTGCGCCGTCGGCGGCACGGCCATCCGGGAGTGGGCGCGCGGGGAGCACCTGTACGAGCAGATGGTGCGgcgcgcgcgcgccgcggccgAGTGCGGCGAGATTGAAGCCGTGCTGTGGTACCAGGGGGAGAGCGACGCGGAgtccgacgccgacgccgcggCGTACCGCGGGAACGTGCAGAGGCTCATCGCCAATGTCAGGGAGGACCTTGGGATGCCGCAACTGCCGTTCATTCAG GTTGCTCTTGCATCCGGGAATAAAAGGAACATTGAAAAAGTGAGAAGCGCTCAGCTTAGTGTTAACCTGCCCAATGTTGTAACTGTCGATGCAATTGGTCTGGCATTGAACGAAGATAATTTACATCTTACCACTGAGGCACAAGTAAAGCTTGGAGAAATGCTTGCAGAAGCCTACATCAAGACTTTCGTAACAGCAGCTTGTTAG
- the LOC133902927 gene encoding uncharacterized protein LOC133902927, which produces MPNTENTLSPRSRPLIIEPGGGLQAQEEKGEQRTREDDTTCQSRAFPIPGEQGVQLQGQGQCTIHTCLTKHQWVISSSVCFGLSSFTIVSSLALYWDDVLFS; this is translated from the exons ATGCCCAACACAGAAAACACGCTTTCCCCCCGGTCGCGGCCCTTGATAATTGAGCCTGGTGGCGGGCTACAGGCGCAAGAGGAAAAGGGTGAGCAGCGCACGCGAGAGGACGACACGACTTGCCAGAGCCGAGCTTTTCCCATTCCCGGAGAG CAAGGTGTTCAATTGCAAGGTCAAGGACAGTGCACCATCCACACGTGCCTCACGAAGCACCAG TGGGTGATCAGTTCAAGTGTATGCTTCGGCTTAAGTTCTTTTACAATCGTCAGTTCTTTGGCACTCTATTGGGATGATGTCCTGTTTAGTTAA
- the LOC133903262 gene encoding uncharacterized protein LOC133903262 codes for MVDESSGQEGRSVTGSTGHLFDEMCQRLELAETPFMFFLDICSWVDSRPNTKLGWKLPAQNPLGAVAVRPTAEATCSAITRRSGDIPTGRRGSLRLLPNSSRIPGGRWIRRASAPPPYLPAELIPDIARHLKTLQDFFSLRAALPPCRAVLAAQPPHLLVPQHSPSRSQLTLVHLPRRLLLRFREPSPISSAVLASDGARFVTYDHLAGELAVTHLLSGERVRVPDAPSLFPRRPRRRPRPPHRSRVGPLLPAQRRSMAGGVLPGRGRRSWRGASFNGLHMMVDMSLCEWRPLCALNTSQLAVAELLDNKV; via the exons ATGGTGGATGAGAGTTCTGGGCAAGAAGGAAGAAGCGTTACAGGCAGCACAGGTCACCTGTTCGATGAAATGTGTCAGAGGCTAGAGCTTGCAGAAACTCCATTCATGTTTTTCCTTGACATTT GTTCATGGGTTGATTCTAGACCAAACACTAAATTAGGTTGGAAGTTACCAGCCCAAAATCCCCTAGGCGCAGTCGCCGTCCGGCCGACGGCAGAAGCCACCTGCTCGGCAATCACCCGCAGATCCGGCGACATCCCCACCGgtcgccgcggcagcctccgtCTGCTTCCCAATTCGTCACGGATCCCAGGAGGAAGATGGATACGACGGGCAAGCGCCCCGCCGCCGTACCTCCCGGCGGAGCTCATCCCGGACATCGCGAGGCACCTCAAGACCCTCCAGGACTTCTTCTCCCTCCGCGCCGCCCTGCCTCCCTGCCGCGCCGTCCTCGCTGCGCAGCCGCCGCACCTCCTGGTGCCCCAGCACTCCCCATCGCGCTCGCAGCTCACCCTCGTCCACCTcccgcgccgcctcctcctccgcttccGTGAGCCCTCCCCCATCTCCAGCGCAGTCCTCGCCTCCGACGGCGCCCGCTTCGTCACCTACGACCACctcgccggcgagctcgccgTCACCCACCTCCTCTCCGGAGAGCGGGTCCGCGTCCCCGACGCCCCTTCCCTGTTCCCACGCCGTCCTCGCCGGCGACCTCGTCCTCCTCATCGCTCCCGGGTGGGTCCATTACTGCCGGCTCAGCGACGGTCGATGGCGGGAGGCGTATTGCCGGGTCGGGGACGACGGTCCTGGCGCGGGGCGTCCTTCAATGGCCTGCACATGATGGTCGACATGTCGCTCTGTGAATGGCGTCCTCTATGTGCTCTCAACACGAGCCAGCTCGCCGTTGCGGAGCTACTGGACAACAAGGTCTAG